One Coccinella septempunctata chromosome 1, icCocSept1.1, whole genome shotgun sequence DNA window includes the following coding sequences:
- the LOC123307083 gene encoding uncharacterized protein LOC123307083 has translation MKMNSYFYLICFIPVINTASIFDENQNKEIIDLNLNNSEVDKLMTQQTEAIKKIVSDTQQIQLEYPQTEKPASDTTELKKNYTEINLEDLRVKCQHLERLFRANNSKFENDSQMNSKPVETSTPSMFRKKYPLTYPVYFQGRKDNKYSTPKIKGFYVTTVPTVATSQSTTPKTSKKEQPNVKYIKLEPVILQKTFLTNGKVVYYWHRSLPSAIQYQNSQQESETVPIPSTTQATTTTTASSIYSFRNLFPFYSMSNADSYQTESTTTSTTTASTTTTAPTPLQDDTKINQDFEDLATQLRFVLPVPYVDPENASRNPWDFDQFAYYPKHLQPTKINMQVPYVPTFHVIKALAVPNRYLSNLGNKNVNDEEKPKFS, from the exons atGAAGATGAATTCATATTTCTATTTG ATCTGCTTCATCCCGGTGATAAACACGGCATCCATTTTCgatgagaatcaaaacaaagAGATAATAGATTTAAATTTGAACAACAGCGAGGTCGACAAACTAATGACCCAACAGACTGAAGCGATTAAAAAAATCGTATCAGATACTCAACAGATTCAATTGGAATACCCGCAGACAGAAAAGCCAGCCTCAGATACTacagaactaaaaaaaaattacactgaAATAAATCTTGAAGATCTCCGAGTGAAATGTCAACATTTAGAGAGATTATTCAGAGcgaataattcaaaattcgaaaatgattcgCAGATGAATTCGAAACCTGTTGAAACTTCAACTCCATCAATGTTTAGGAAAAAATATCCATTAACatatcctgtatattttcaagGTAGAAAAGATAACAAATACTCCACTCCTAAAATAAAAGGGTTCTATGTCACAACGGTTCCCACGGTAGCTACGAGTCAAAGTACAACACCAAAAACGTCGAAAAAGGAACAACCTAATGTTAAATATATCAAACTGGAACCTGTGATCCTCCAAAAAACATTCTTGACTAACGGAAAAGTCGTTTATTATTGGCACAGATCTCTGCCGAGCGCTATACAGTATCAGAACTCTCAACAAGAGTCAGAAACTGTACCCATTCCTTCAACCACGCAAGCTACAACAACCACAACAGCTTCTAGTATCTATAGTTTCAGAAACCTTTTCCCCTTTTACTCCATGAGCAACGCGGATTCCTACCAAACAGAATCAACAACTACCAGTACTACCACAGCATCAACAACCACAACAGCACCTACACCTTTGCAGGATGATACTAAAATTAACCAAGATTTCGAAGATCTGGCTACTCAGCTTCGATTTGTTCTTCCAGTACCATATGTGGACCCAGAAAACGCATCGAGGAATCCATGGGATTTCGATCAATTTGCTTACTATCCTAAGCACTTACAGCCCACCAAAATCAATATGCAAGTACCTTACGTTCCTACTTTTCATGTTATAAAAGCATTAGCAGTGCCTAATAGATATTTGTCAAATTTGGGTAACAAAAATGTTAATGACGAAGAGAAACCGAAATTTTCATGA